The sequence below is a genomic window from Cicer arietinum cultivar CDC Frontier isolate Library 1 chromosome 6, Cicar.CDCFrontier_v2.0, whole genome shotgun sequence.
TACAAAACCCAAGCCATTTGGGTTCTATTCAATTTCAGGAAAAGACTCAAAACCTGATTGCATGTTTCGGTTTTGGGGACAATCCCATTTTGTGTCATCAAGTGAAAACACTCAAGAGCCTCAGTGGGTTTCCTGAGATGACAATAAGCAGTGAGGAGAAGGTCAAAGACGATGGTGGTTTTCGTATTGAGACGGCTGCGGGCTAGTGACAATTGGTTGAAAATGATGGTGGGGGTGGTGGTGAGGATAACAGGGTGAAGGATTTGGAGAGCTGGTTTGGGTGATGGGAGACGGTAGAGGATGCAGACGGCGATGCAACGGGTAGTGAGGTCGAAGCAGTGAGGTTGGTTGTGTAGATGGGTGAGGAGAGTGTGAACGAGTTGTGGGTTTAGGTGAAGGTGGGAAAGTGTGGAAGAGAGAAGGGAAGGGGTGAGGTTCGCAAGGTGTTCGACGAAATGCCAGTGAAAAGATTGGATGAAATTGAGGAGTGTGGTTTCAGTGATTGGTGGTGGGGGTGGGGAAGGGGAAGTAGTAGTGAGAAGGGAGAAATTTGAGATATGACGTGGACGTGTACTTCCCGATTTGATGCCGGCGGCTTTCTTGAGGTACCAGGTGACGGAAGGAGATTTAACTGTGAAATCAAACGCGTTGTCTTGAGGTACCAATGGTGGCGCTGGACGTGCGGCTGCTGCCGGAACTCTCAATCGGATAGTCGCTGCTACCGCCTTCGGAACGCTCATCGTCGACGACTGGAAGTGGTGGTGGGGGTTCGGAGCTGGGCTCGGTTCTTGCTGTTGTGGGAGTAATGCTGTTGTGCGTTCAAAGTTCAAAATATAAGtgacaaataaatattagtttctTACGGcttatttcataaataaaaaaaatcacttaaaaataagaattttttaaattttcatctatatatcatatttattttcaaaaaataatcatttaaaaaatatctaaaactaGTTCAAATgagaaactattttttaatagtttataaaaaataaaaaaaaatcttattacaacaaacaaacataaaatatcaaattttttgttatttaaaaaattttaaaaaatgatttataaattattgaatatcagttcttgataaatattaaagacGGTATCAAGCTTTACTAATCGATTCTAAATTTTGTTCAGACACAAATTTTAATAGCGTGGTGGACTATTCAGACTCCAACGTCTTCACCACTATTCTAACAAGTTGGAGATCATCACTAATTACATGAGGAAGAAATCAGAGTTTTCACTTCATCATATTTCCTGCGAAAGGAATATTCTAAAGATGTTCTCGCCAAAAAGGGAACTAAAAGTTCACAATCAcgtattagattacatgagtcATGTTTATATCTATCATGCTCTAAGTCTCTTTTATTAtagaatagttttttttttgtagcgttatttttcttttctcgtataaaaaaaaaaaattgttaattaaattatatagattTATTGGATGTATTATATGAAAAATGTGGTAGAAAGATGAACCGAAAAagtcataaaaaaaaagttatatcaaatgttattattttttcctttaaaaaaaaacattatctaGCTCGCAAGAACTGGCTTTACCACAGGATCAGCCCCTGTCTGTAcccaaaaatcaaatattttttgcccTTTTCACTGaccctttttcttcttcatcccTTCTTCTTGATCATTCATTCACCAAGTTCGAACTTGAACGCACAACAACATTACCACATTGAATCCCATCACTTTATTGTTAACGCGTTACTTGCAATGGAAGTAAAACCAGAAAGAAGGAATGaatgaaatgaaaaatgttATTGTTTATTGACATGGGTATGTTATTTATACATAGCCTCTATTACATTGTTTATTGAGATGGGTATGTTATTTATACATAGCCTCTATTACATTGTTTTTAACTAACTTCTTCTTAACTAACGTACTAACTAagtggttagttagttagttgattACATACAATCAAACTAACTTGAAATACACAAAACTGAatacggagaacgttctccgttttcaatcacaaaccaataacgttcttggtttccaACACTTTCCCTTAATTCAAGTTTCTAAGTGATTTTACACTTAGAAATCTTCTTAGCTATTCAAATCTACTTGTTCTCAAGACCTTGGTCATTATATCAGCTAGTTGAACTTCAGTTTGACAATAAATGAGCTTCAATTTGCTTCTTCCAACTTGATCTCTTAAGAAGTGAACCATTGCCTCAATGTGTTTGCTTCTTCCATGAGACACAAAGTTCTTTGCTAGATTTATTGTTGAAATGTTGTCAATCATCAATGGAATTGGCCtgcaaattttagtttttagctATGTTGTTAATAATTCCAACCACAATGCTTGACAGGCTGCATAGCTGCCAacaatgtactcagcttcacaTGATGATAATGTTATCACATGCGGCTTCTTTGAGCTCCAAGCTAGTGATTTCATGAATTTGAACACATATTCTGAAGTGCTCCTTCTATGATTCTTGTCTCCACACCAATCTGAATATCCCACTAAGTCTTTATTTTCATGTTTCAAATATGTTGCAAACATAATTCCATGCCCAATTGTGCCTTGGATATATCTCATGATCCTTTTTACTACCAGCCAATGAGAGTGCTTGGGTCTCTCCATGAATCTGCTTACCACTCTCAAACTATAACAAATGTCAGACCTTGTATTGCACAAGTATCTTAGGGAACCAACAACTTGTTTGAATAAGGTCGAATTAGCCAGCTCCTCTTTAATTTCTATTTCCAACTTTGCATTGATCTCCATTAGAATGACTACAGGGTTGCAATCATCCATATTGAAGCTTCTCAGGATTTCTCTAGCATAGATCTTCTAATGTATCAGCAGACCTTCTTTAGTTTCAGCAAACTCCATGCCCAGAAAGTAGCTCAATTTGCCCAAGTCTGTCATTTCGAACTGATCCTTCATGATTTCTTTGAATTCTATAATTGTCTTGTTGCTGTTGCCATTCACCAAtaagtcatcaacatataggcaCAACAAGATCATTGCAAGCTCTCCATTCAGTGTGGAATGCTTCACataaactccatatttaaaTGTGCAATCCAAtgctaattaaaaatgaatcaaTTCTTTTGTTCCAAACTCTTGGTGcttgcttcaaaccatatagaGCTTTCCTCAATCTGAGTACTTTATCCTCATTTCCCTTAATCACAAAATTTGGTGGTTGAGAGACATACACCTCTTCTTCCAGCCATCCATTCAGAAATGCAGATTTCAAATCAAGCTGGCACATCAGCCAGCCCCTAGCACATGTCAGTGCTATTACAAGCTCGATTCTCTCGATTCTGACCACTGGAGCAAACACTTCAGAATAATCTATGCATGCTCTTTGTAGGAATCCATTGgcaaccaatctagctttgtacTTAACAATTGTTCCATCTGGGTTCAACTTCAACTTGTAGACCCATTTTACTCCAACATGCTTCTGTTTTGGAGGCAAATTTGTCAAGTACTATGTTTGATTCTTCTTAATTGCATCGATCTCTTCCATCATTGCTTTCTTCCAGGGTCCTTTCTTCAATGTCTCTTCCATATTTAAAGGTTTTGTATCAACAAATAAAGCAAAATGTACTAAATCTCAATTGTTGTCAACTTTATTGTCATTGTACACTTTAAATTCTTGTAAATAAGTTGGTGGCTTTCTTGTTCTTTGGGATCTGATTGATTCAATTATCTCTTCATCTCTATTTCCATTGGTATGCTGCTCATTTTGTACTTGCAAAGGAATTTGTGAAGGTTGGTTTGTGCTGCTGGTTGCTTGCTCCCAGTCCCAGTGTTGGTTGCTGGCAATTTGCTTCTGTTTCCAGTTCTAGCTCTCATGTTCAACAATCTTGACATCCCTACTGACCACCACCTTACCTCTGATAGGATCATACAATTTGTAGGCACATGTTGGATGATACCCTACCAAGATCATTGCTTCACTTTTGTCATGCAACTTTCTTCTCTTATGGTCTGCTACATGTTTAAATCACAGAGCACCAAATGTTCTTAAATACCTCACTGCTGGCTTTCTTCCACTCTAGATCTCCTCTGatgctttcttctttttctttgttacACTTTTGTTCAGAATATAGACATCAGTTGATGCAGCTTCTCCCCAGAACTTATGTGGCATACCATTCTCTTTTATCATGCTTCCATTCATGTCTAGAATAGTTATATTTCTCCTTTCAGCTAGGCCATTGTGTTGAGATGTATAGGGAGCTGTTACCTCATGTTCAATTCTATTATTGACACAAAAATCATTGAATTCATGTGAAGTATATTCTCCTCATCCATCTGCCCTTAACACCTTGATGGGTTTTCCACTTTGTTTCTCCATTTTAATCTTGAAGTTTTTGAATGTCTCCAATGCTTCAtctttggttttaatcaaataaatccaCATCATTCTACTAAATTCATCAAAAAAAGTTATGAAATACTTATTACCTCCTAATGATGGCAATTCAAATGGTCCACATATGTCACTATGAATCACTCCAAGAACGTTAGATGTTCTTGCTTGCACTTGTGATTGAAAGGAATTTCTTGGTTGTTTACCTGCCATACATACTTTGCACAGCTTCTCAGGGACATCAATGATAGGAATTTCACTCACCATCTTCTTGACTCCAAGTTGTTGTAAGCTTCTGAAGTTAAGATGGCCAAATCTTGAATGCCACAACCAGTTTTCATCAATTGAACTTGTTGCCTTCAAACATTGAATATCAACagcttgtatgttgatgacaaagGTTATGTTCTTTGAAAGAGGAGCCTTGAGtatcatcttcttctttcttcttatgTTTCCCTCCTTTTCCAGCCCATCATTCATCTGCAAAATGTCCAAACTTCTCACAGTTGTAACATTGCACCTTCTTCTTATCaaagtttctttattttcattttgaattaCCACTCAAATTTCCTCCTTTTGATGAAGATTCGGACTTATCTTCAGGTTTCTTGAATTTATTCTTCTTCCATTTCTTTTTCTGGTATATTCTCTTGTTGGCATATGCTACCAATGTCTGATTCCCAGAATTACACCCTATTCTTTCATCCATTCTCAAGTCTCTTGCTTCTAGAGTTCCCTGCAACTCTTAAAGACTCAATGCAGAAATGTCTTTAGATTCTTCAATCGCACACATAACGTAATCAAACCTGGGATGCAATGATCTCAAGATCTTTTTACACAATTTTTGTTCAGTCAACTTCTCACCACAACTAGCCATCTAACTTGTGATGCTCCTAAAtcttgaaattaaatttgaaaccTTCTCTTGTTCCTCCATTTGCAACAATTCAAACTGTTTCTGTAAGGTCTACAATTTCACTTTCTTGACCTTGATTCCACCAGAATAACACTTCTCCAACATGTCTCGCGCTTCTTTTGCACTTCTTGCATCAGAAATTTTTGTCAAAGTTGGTTATGTCAAGGCATTGATGAAGAATGAAGATGGCCTTGCaatctttcttcttgttttcttttaatCTTGATCTATGTTCCTCTGTTGGATTGGCTCTTAGATCTTCAAAACTTTTCTCTATGATTTCCAACACTTCTTGAAATCCAAACAATGCTCGAATCTACACTCTCCATCTATTCCAATCTTTTCCATCGAAATGTGGCATGTGGGTTGGGAAAATTTCCATTGTTTGCACTTGAAGTCATCCTCACTACACTTGTGTTTGATCCTCACACTTCACTTGTGTTTATCCTTACACTTCGCTTGTGTTTTTCAATGGGATTGAAAccttgctctgataccacttatGGGTGTTTTACTTGCAATGGAAGTAAAACCAGAAAGAAGGAATGaatgaaatgaaaaatgttATTGTTTATTTAGATGAGTATGCTATTTATACATAGTCTCTATTACATTGTTACTAACTAACTTACATACAATCAAActaacttgaattacacaaaACAAAATACGGAGAACGTTTTCGGtcacaaaccaagaacgttcttgggtTCCAAGATCTATGAGGTTTAGACGTGCAGTTGAAGGGTGGATGGCGataaaaattaatctcaaaAGCCTACATCAATAGACTTAACTACAATATTGTGAAAGATATTTGGGAGAGATTGACTTACCGACTTTTTTTTATGTACCTAATTTGACATTGTATCTCTAGTTCTAAGATGAAAATTCTTATAAGAGGAAATGTTTAGTAAATCCATAATCCATATGTATGCAAGgcaattatattataattagcCTATAGAATCCGTACTTAgtctatctttttatttaacCTTTAGCTTCAATAAAAAAGTACAAACCATGGTATATTATTTGGCTAGCTTGAAACCTTCATTGACCATAGTGGAATCCATAACTTTACTTTTGAATTCTCTCATATTCCTGTCAACAATGGTACATTTTTTGGTCAATTTCAAGCACACAACTCTTGCAAATATCATTATAGCAGAAAGTATCCAATTGAACTCCATTTAGCCTGAAAATCCGCCTATTTCGAACCACAGGTAACTGCTCCGTGAATTTCTCTACCACTCTCCCAACCCAAATTCATCATAATCCTTCAGGAACAAATCTAGAGAAGCTCTTGAATGAAAACTGAGGATCTAAATATACCAACAAATCTAGAGAAGAGTTCAAGTGAATCAATCAACTCAGTAGAGAGTGAAAAACCAGCAAACAAAGCAAGGTGTATGAACATAGTTGCATGCTCAAAGTTATCAAGCTTAAAAGCATAGTGGAAATAAGGGAAATCTATAATTTGTATGGGAATTGCTAGGATGgaaaaggataaaattgaaacaaattCCAAGTGTTTGAGTCTGCATTGAGGTGTATTATTTGGTACGAGAATCTTATAGTgaatttggaaggagccttcACAATGTAAGAATATATGTCGGGGGAAATATACTCATATGGGAAAAAAAGTTGCAGcaagaaaactttttttttttgccaaagAAAACGATATTCATTCAAATTGTTATAatacatcaaatataaatacaaattcaacataactaaaaataaaaaaagatgaattTACAAACATATTTACAATATCTAAATTAACAAACATATAACGACATAATACCTATAAATAAGTGACAAAATCAAAGCGATCGGAATATACATTCCTCCGAATTTGCAATGTTCACTACTCAAGACGTAATTTGTGACAACAAAATCACGAATATGAatacgaagaaaaaaaatttaatttgtgtaaaaactatttatttatgttaaaatagAGGAAATAAAAGCATCAATgattatgaattaaaaaataacctaaaactaccattttttaataaatgaaaaagaaaataaaattaaagagaatacgaaattataaaaaaaaacaaattaaggACGGCGAAAATCAAGTGTTTAAATTGTATTGTAAAACTTAACATCTAGTTGaagcaaataaaaaaaacttaac
It includes:
- the LOC140920840 gene encoding secreted RxLR effector protein 161-like, with translation MDDCNPVVILMEINAKLEIEIKEELANSTLFKQVVGSLRYLCNTRSDICYSLRVVSRFMERPKHSHWLVVKRIMRYIQGTIGHGIMFATYLKHENKDLVGYSDWCGDKNHRRSTSEYVFKFMKSLAWSSKKPHVITLSSCEAEYIVGSYAACQALWPIPLMIDNISTINLAKNFVSHGRSKHIEAMVHFLRDQVGRSKLKLIYCQTEVQLADIMTKVLRTSRFE